From a region of the Calliphora vicina chromosome 4, idCalVici1.1, whole genome shotgun sequence genome:
- the LOC135956765 gene encoding large ribosomal subunit protein P2-like, whose protein sequence is MRYVAAYMLAVLGGLEKPKNADIEKILSSVGIEADSERLTKVVSELTGKSIEELIASGRDKLSSMPVGGAAAVAAAPAAAEASGKKEEAKKEEKKKEESESEDDDMGFGLFD, encoded by the coding sequence atGCGTTACGTGGCTGCATACATGTTGGCTGTTCTCGGCGGTTTGGAGAAGCCCAAAAATGCTGATATCGAAAAGATCCTCAGCTCTGTTGGTATTGAAGCCGACAGCGAACGCTTGACCAAGGTCGTCAGCGAATTGACTGGCAAGTCCATCGAAGAATTGATCGCCTCCGGCCGCGACAAATTGTCTTCCATGCCCGTTGGtggtgctgctgctgttgccgCTGCTCCCGCAGCTGCTGAAGCCTCTGGCAAGAAGGAAGAAGCCAAGAAAGAAGAGAAGAAGAAGGAAGAATCCGAATCTGAAGATGACGATATGGGTTTCGGTCTTTTCGATTAA
- the LOC135956950 gene encoding uncharacterized protein LOC135956950, which yields MLRNQQKCKPLLKYMLPKTQQPKCLIHQQNQILYNKSTNVFRQGKIMGKLFGNRVSGSKKRWFPPADSTQPANASVMFKQSPFGKTPNGGGKNATRRMTVLNKLFMTHVTDLMATGEISETILGKGLQVSRVKISQDFAYVNVFWLSTGEPGKDALLEHELQRCAGLLRHELSQLGLMGVVPRIKFVKDRLYTNMNQVEALLKNMDFGSEEEEQDNHKEDIDFVNKHAAETLKHEFYGRKAAAMEPNAQVKEENKEDIACSAVIDVNVPEMRHDVLGLDHKSIMLKILTKMRKSKQAWDQHLQNQNSESDSTNSIENTSTIPSTSFVQLNKVNDKLAKAAAESEKFEAFLAKRKERRNTPERKKFRESDHLIEDMNAADHADFTEFVMNSRQRQLFEAEDYLPDDVEDRKHK from the coding sequence atgttacgaAATCAGCAAAAATGTAAACCCCTATTAAAATATATGCTGCCTAAAACACAACAACCAAAATGTTTAATACATCAACAAAACCAAATACTTTACAACAAAAGTACAAATGTTTTTCGCCAGGGAAAAATTATGGGTAAACTCTTTGGCAATCGAGTGAGTGGCAGTAAGAAACGTTGGTTCCCGCCAGCCGACTCAACACAACCAGCCAATGCCAGTGTTATGTTCAAGCAGTCACCATTTGGTAAAACACCCAATGGCGGTGGCAAAAATGCCACACGACGCATGACAGTGCtcaataaattgtttatgaCACATGTAACAGATCTTATGGCCACCGGGGAAATCTCCGAGACAATCTTGGGCAAAGGTTTGCAGGTGTCCAGAGTGAAAATATCACAAGATTTTGCCTATGTTAATGTATTTTGGCTGTCGACTGGTGAGCCGGGAAAAGATGCATTGCTGGAACATGAATTACAGCGATGTGCGGGTTTGCTGAGACATGAACTATCACAGCTGGGCTTGATGGGTGTGGTGCCGCGCATTAAATTCGTTAAAGATAGACTTTATACCAATATGAATCAGGTAGAGGCTTTGTTAAAGAATATGGATTTTGGTTCAGAAGAGGAGGAGCAGGATAATCACAAAGAAGATattgattttgtaaataaacatgCAGCGGAAACATTAAAGCATGAGTTTTATGGTCGCAAAGCAGCAGCGATGGAACCAAATGCCCAAGTTAaagaagaaaacaaagaagataTTGCATGTTCTGCAGTAATTGATGTAAATGTACCTGAAATGAGACATGATGTTTTGGGCCTAGACCACAAAAGTATTATGCTTAAGATTCTAACCAAAATGCGTAAATCTAAACAAGCCTGGGATCAGCATCTACAAAATCAAAACTCAGAGTCTGACAGTacaaattctatagaaaatacctcTACTATACCCTCCACCTCGTTTGTGCAATTAAACAAAGTAAATGATAAGTTAGCTAAGGCTGCTGCCGAATCGGAAAAATTTGAGGCATTTCTGGCCAAACGCAAAGAGCGTCGCAACACTCCCGAACGCAAAAAGTTTAGAGAGTCCGATCATCTTATTGAGGATATGAATGCAGCAGATCATGCAGATTTTACCGAGTTTGTTATGAACTCGAGACAGAGACAACTTTTTGAGGCCGAAGACTATTTGCCAGATGATGTGGAGGATAGAAAACATAAGTAG